From Triticum urartu cultivar G1812 chromosome 2, Tu2.1, whole genome shotgun sequence, a single genomic window includes:
- the LOC125538853 gene encoding uncharacterized protein LOC125538853: MRARRAKNFGRSAGGKHLPKKLPRSISMVPRYRFAPHQKSPHLAPPLPYSLRASHRLDRRRTTFTCASPRAAGQPRRPRATRRRTAAPSAPAPPDSRAVRTRAARTAAPSSARAARTAAPSTLRPGMRLLLDLGANAETPDGRDAAEAGHHGGRAHPWLTPRGSRANLVSRDGKAEPRKDRRLVARQPRAVGHE, encoded by the exons ATGCGCGCTCGACGGGCCAAAAACTTTGGCCGGTCTGCCGGTGGCAAACATTTACCAAAAAAACTCCCACGATCAATCTCCATGGTCCCTCGGTACCGCTTCGCCCCCCACCAAAAATCCCCGCACCTCGCCCCACCTCTTCCCTACAGCCTCCGCGCCAGCCACCGCCTCGACCGCCGCCGGACAACCTTCACCTGTGCCTCTCCACGCGCCGCCGGACAGCCGCGCCGTCCACGCGCCACGCGCCGCCGGACAGCCGCGCCGTCCGCACCCGCGCCGCCGGACAGCCGCGCCGTCCGCACCCGCGCCGCCCGGACCGCCGCGCCGTCCAGCGCCCGCGCCGCTCGGACCGCCGCGCCATCCACGCTCCGACCGGGTATGCGTCTGCTGCTAGATCTTGGCGCCAATGCTGAGACCCCTGATGGAAGGGATGCCGCTGAAGCTGGGCACCATGGCGGAAGGGCGCATCCATGGTTGACTCCTCGGGGCAGCCGTGCTAACCTGGTTTCGCGCGATGGGAAGGCGGAACCGCGGAAGGACCGCCGCCTGGTGGCCAGGCAGCCTCGGGCCGTAGG GCATGAGTGA